Proteins from a single region of Clupea harengus chromosome 5, Ch_v2.0.2, whole genome shotgun sequence:
- the mettl1 gene encoding tRNA (guanine-N(7)-)-methyltransferase codes for MSVTMPQKRYYRQRAHSNPMADHTFVYPVCPEEMDWSEVYPEMCSPPDECHDDEPVQRKAKVEFADIGCGYGGLLVELSPLFPDTVILGLEIRVKVSDYVKDRIKSLRAAEPGRYQNIACLRSNAMKYLPNFFNKGQLSKLFFLFPDPHFKRTKHKWRIISPTLLAEYAYTLRIGGLVYTNTDVEEVHLWMVKHFTEHPLFTRVPEEELVDDVIVARLGTCTEEGKKVQRNGGKNFLAVFRRVDDQC; via the exons ATGAGCGTGACGATGCCACAGAAACGTTATTACCGCCAAAGGGCTCATTCAAATCCAATGGCAGACCATACATTCGTGTA TCCAGTGTGTCCAGAGGAAATGGACTGGTCAGAGGTCTACCCAGAGATGTGCAGCCCACCTGATGAATGTCATGACGACGAACCAGTGCAGCGGAAGGCAAAAGTAGAGTTTGCTGACATTGGCTGCGGATACGGAGGGCTACTTG TTGAGTTATCGCCTCTCTTCCCTGATACGGTGATATTGGGTCTGGAGATCCGTGTGAAGGTGTCAGATTATGTCAAGGACCGCATTAAATCCCTCCGTGCTGCAGAGCCCGGCCGCTACCAGAACATCGCTTGTCTCCGTAGCAATGCCATGAAGTACCTGCCCAACTTTTTCAACAAAGGTCAG CTCAGCAAGctgttcttcctcttccccgACCCTCACTTCAAGAGAACCAAACACAAGTGGCGGATCATCAGTCCCACGCTGCTGGCTGAGTACGCCTACACTCTCCGCATTGGG GGTTTGGTGTACACCAACACAGATGTTGAAGAGGTGCATCTATGGATGGTGAAGCACTTCACAGAACACCCTCTGTTCACACGAGTCCCCGAGGAAGAGCTG GTTGATGACGTCATCGTCGCTCGCCTGGGCACATGCacggaagaggggaaaaaagtacAGCGCAACGGAGGAAAGAACTTTCTTGCAGTGTTCCGTCGAGTGGATGATCAgtgttaa
- the LOC105907733 gene encoding 25-hydroxyvitamin D-1 alpha hydroxylase, mitochondrial isoform X1 translates to MSFLRAMLQQALKVSGRSASPLFKWMERCLEGIAVGCARQSDNQLRTLEEMPGPSVFSFAWDLFGKRGLSRLHELQLDGRKRYGPMWKASFGPILTVHMAEPELIEQVLRQEGQHPMRSDLSSWKDYRNLRGHGYGLLTAEGEEWQSVRSLLGKHMLRPKAVEAYDGTLNGVVTDLVHKLRARKQQNPRGVISDISAEFYRFGLEGISSVLFESRLGCLDPLVPVETERFIQSINTMFVMTLLTMAMPKWMHQLFPKPWDTFCRCWDYMFQFAKGHIDQRLEKEAEAVAKGEQIEGRYLTYFLSRAGMPMKSVYSNVTELLLAGVDTISSTLSWSLYELSDHVNSSLPLSQISSTLSWSLYELSRHPDVQASLRAEVQAVLGDRLVPGAADVARMPLMKAVVKEVLRLYPVIPANARVITGNDIKVGGYLIPKNTLITLCHFATSRDPAQFPDPDSFVPQRWLTRDEGHHPYASVPFGVGKRSCIGRRIAELELYLAIARIVTNFEIKPDPEGGAVRAMTRTLLVPESEINLMFVDR, encoded by the exons ATGAGTTTTTTGAGAGCGATGCTGCAACAAGCTCTCAAAGTGTCCGGAAGGAGCGCATCTCCTCTCTTCAAATGGATGGAACGGTGCCTTGAAGGCATCGCCGTCGGCTGCGCAAGGCAGAGCGACAATCAGTTAAGAACGCTGGAAGAGATGCCTGGACCATCGGTGTTCAGCTTTGCATGGGATCTTTTCGGGAAGCGGGGACTGTCTCGTCTTCACGAATTACAG CTGGATGGCCGCAAGCGCTACGGTCCGATGTGGAAGGCGAGCTTCGGCCCGATCCTGACGGTGCACATGGCGGAACCGGAGCTGATTGAGCAGGTTCTGAGGCAGGAGGGCCAGCACCCCATGAGATCGGATCTGTCCTCCTGGAAGGATTACCGGAACCTCCGGGGACACGGCTATGGGCTCCTGACTGC tgAGGGGGAAGAGTGGCAGTCCGTGCGCAGCCTCCTGGGGAAGCACATGCTCCGGCCTAAAGCTGTGGAGGCCTACGACGGGACCCTGAACGGCGTTGTCACCGACCTCGTCCACAAACTGCGTGCGCGCAAGCAGCAGAACCCACGGGGTGTCATCAGTGACATTTCAGCCGAATTCTACCGCTTCGGTCTCGAGG GTATTTCCTCGGTGCTATTTGAGTCCAGGCTGGGCTGCTTGGACCCTCTGGTCCCCGTGGAGACGGAGCGCTTCATCCAGTCCATCAACACCATGTTTGTGATGACCCTGCTCACCATGGCGATGCCCAAGTGGATGCACCAGCTTTTCCCCAAACCGTGGGACACCTTCTGCCGGTGCTGGGACTACATGTTCCAGTTCG CCAAGGGGCACATTGACCAGCGGCTGGAGAAGGAGGCTGAGGCAGTGGCCAAGGGAGAGCAGATCGAGGGGCGGTACCTGACCTACTTCCTGTCACGAGCCGGCATGCCGATGAAGTCTGTCTACAGCAACGTGACGGAGCTTCTCCTGGCTGGAGTGGACACG ATCTCCAGCACTCTATCCTGGTCCCTGTACGAGCTGTCTGATCATGTCAACTCTTCTCTTCCGTTGTCTCAGATCTCCAGCACTCTGTCCTGGTCCCTGTACGAGCTGTCCCGCCACCCCGACGTCCAGGCGTCCCTGAGAGCGGAGGTCCAGGCCGTGCTGGGGGACAGACTTGTCCCCGGAGCGGCCGACGTGGCCCGCATGCCTCTGATGAAGGCGGTGGTGAAGGAGGTGTTGAG gCTCTATCCTGTCATTCCAGCTAATGCAAGGGTCATCACTGGGAATGACATTAAAGTTGGAGGTTACCTCATCCCCAAAAAT ACCCTGATCACCCTTTGCCATTTTGCCACATCCCGGGACCCTGCTCAGTTCCCCGATCCGGACTCCTTCGTGCCCCAGCGCTGGTTGACCAGAGACGAGGGGCACCATCCTTACGCCTCCGTGCCCTTCGGGGTTGGCAAGCGCAGCTGTATTGGCCGTCGCATCGCAGAGCTTGAGCTGTATCTGGCTATTGCACGG ATTGTAACCAACTTTGAAATCAAGCCCGACCCAGAAGGCGGTGCGGTCCGAGCCATGACCAGAACGCTGCTGGTGCCGGAGAGCGAGATCAATCTGATGTTCGTAGATCGCTGA
- the LOC105907733 gene encoding 25-hydroxyvitamin D-1 alpha hydroxylase, mitochondrial isoform X2, with translation MSFLRAMLQQALKVSGRSASPLFKWMERCLEGIAVGCARQSDNQLRTLEEMPGPSVFSFAWDLFGKRGLSRLHELQLDGRKRYGPMWKASFGPILTVHMAEPELIEQVLRQEGQHPMRSDLSSWKDYRNLRGHGYGLLTAEGEEWQSVRSLLGKHMLRPKAVEAYDGTLNGVVTDLVHKLRARKQQNPRGVISDISAEFYRFGLEGISSVLFESRLGCLDPLVPVETERFIQSINTMFVMTLLTMAMPKWMHQLFPKPWDTFCRCWDYMFQFAKGHIDQRLEKEAEAVAKGEQIEGRYLTYFLSRAGMPMKSVYSNVTELLLAGVDTISSTLSWSLYELSRHPDVQASLRAEVQAVLGDRLVPGAADVARMPLMKAVVKEVLRLYPVIPANARVITGNDIKVGGYLIPKNTLITLCHFATSRDPAQFPDPDSFVPQRWLTRDEGHHPYASVPFGVGKRSCIGRRIAELELYLAIARIVTNFEIKPDPEGGAVRAMTRTLLVPESEINLMFVDR, from the exons ATGAGTTTTTTGAGAGCGATGCTGCAACAAGCTCTCAAAGTGTCCGGAAGGAGCGCATCTCCTCTCTTCAAATGGATGGAACGGTGCCTTGAAGGCATCGCCGTCGGCTGCGCAAGGCAGAGCGACAATCAGTTAAGAACGCTGGAAGAGATGCCTGGACCATCGGTGTTCAGCTTTGCATGGGATCTTTTCGGGAAGCGGGGACTGTCTCGTCTTCACGAATTACAG CTGGATGGCCGCAAGCGCTACGGTCCGATGTGGAAGGCGAGCTTCGGCCCGATCCTGACGGTGCACATGGCGGAACCGGAGCTGATTGAGCAGGTTCTGAGGCAGGAGGGCCAGCACCCCATGAGATCGGATCTGTCCTCCTGGAAGGATTACCGGAACCTCCGGGGACACGGCTATGGGCTCCTGACTGC tgAGGGGGAAGAGTGGCAGTCCGTGCGCAGCCTCCTGGGGAAGCACATGCTCCGGCCTAAAGCTGTGGAGGCCTACGACGGGACCCTGAACGGCGTTGTCACCGACCTCGTCCACAAACTGCGTGCGCGCAAGCAGCAGAACCCACGGGGTGTCATCAGTGACATTTCAGCCGAATTCTACCGCTTCGGTCTCGAGG GTATTTCCTCGGTGCTATTTGAGTCCAGGCTGGGCTGCTTGGACCCTCTGGTCCCCGTGGAGACGGAGCGCTTCATCCAGTCCATCAACACCATGTTTGTGATGACCCTGCTCACCATGGCGATGCCCAAGTGGATGCACCAGCTTTTCCCCAAACCGTGGGACACCTTCTGCCGGTGCTGGGACTACATGTTCCAGTTCG CCAAGGGGCACATTGACCAGCGGCTGGAGAAGGAGGCTGAGGCAGTGGCCAAGGGAGAGCAGATCGAGGGGCGGTACCTGACCTACTTCCTGTCACGAGCCGGCATGCCGATGAAGTCTGTCTACAGCAACGTGACGGAGCTTCTCCTGGCTGGAGTGGACACG ATCTCCAGCACTCTGTCCTGGTCCCTGTACGAGCTGTCCCGCCACCCCGACGTCCAGGCGTCCCTGAGAGCGGAGGTCCAGGCCGTGCTGGGGGACAGACTTGTCCCCGGAGCGGCCGACGTGGCCCGCATGCCTCTGATGAAGGCGGTGGTGAAGGAGGTGTTGAG gCTCTATCCTGTCATTCCAGCTAATGCAAGGGTCATCACTGGGAATGACATTAAAGTTGGAGGTTACCTCATCCCCAAAAAT ACCCTGATCACCCTTTGCCATTTTGCCACATCCCGGGACCCTGCTCAGTTCCCCGATCCGGACTCCTTCGTGCCCCAGCGCTGGTTGACCAGAGACGAGGGGCACCATCCTTACGCCTCCGTGCCCTTCGGGGTTGGCAAGCGCAGCTGTATTGGCCGTCGCATCGCAGAGCTTGAGCTGTATCTGGCTATTGCACGG ATTGTAACCAACTTTGAAATCAAGCCCGACCCAGAAGGCGGTGCGGTCCGAGCCATGACCAGAACGCTGCTGGTGCCGGAGAGCGAGATCAATCTGATGTTCGTAGATCGCTGA